The nucleotide window GGCGTCGATTCCCCAGCCACTACAAGTTCTGCTTGTTGTTTCAGGCGCGGCAAAGTTACACAACGAAAATAATTTTTTCAGAGGTCACTCAACGCGGCGCGGCTCTCCGGGCTGCGGAGTCTACTCGCCAATCGATTCGAGCAGCCAAGTCGCCTCTTCCCTTGTAAAATCACGGTGGTCGTTGGCGCGGGCGATGCGGTTGAAGCGCGAATCGGGGATCCAGCAGTGGCGCATGCGCCTTTCCGGGTCGGCGTGCAGATCGGCGAGGAAGGCGTCGAGTTTGCTGGCCACTTGGAGCCAGCGCGCGGTATCGTTGGGATAAGAGCGTTTGATTGCACCGTAGAGAGACAAGTAGGCGGCGTTGGCCGCGTCGGGCGCGGTGATGATGCCGTCGATATCGCGGGCGTCGGCGTGCTGAGACAAGCCCATGGTGTGAAACCAATCGCTAGGTTTGATCTGGTGGGTGGCAAACGATTCAAGCTCCACTGCGTTCATGAAACTCCTTGTTAAAGAAATTAATGATACACGATCACACGAGCGCGCCCACGGCGCGCTTGCGACGACCTCATCGTTAGTGGGAACAAATAAAATGATGCCATATTTTTTCTCTCAATTCCAGACTGGCTTGATAGGAATGAGAGCGCGAGGTAATGTCCATGCTCTATGAAGTCTGCGCAAAGAACGATCTGGTTAAGTTTATTCCTCTCGCTAGGTTTTTTGTGCCTGGTGAGACCCGGCTTTTCGGCGGACAAACTGCGGGTCAGCAATTGCTACATCGGCGGGGCGATCTTGCCTTTGTGGCTTGCTCAGGACGCAGGGTTCTACGCTCGTGAGGGGCTCGACGTCGAGCAAATCTGGATTCAAGGCAACCCCTCCGTGGCTTCGCTCGTGTCTGGCGAAATCGATCTGGTCTATTGCATTCCGCACAACGTGATCGGCGCCATCGCCGGCGGCGCCGACTTGCAATTCATCGCCAGCATTTACAATCGCATGCAATATCGCATCGTCGCCGCGCCGGGCATCGACAAAGTCGAACAGCTCAAAAACAAGTTGCTCGGCATCGCGCGCATCCATGATGTCTCGCACTTCTACGTGCGGTTGGCGTTGAAAAAATTTGGCATGAATGCCGATCAGGACGTGCGGGTGATTTCTACCGGCGGCCAGGCCGATCGCTCCCTGGCGCTGAAAAATGGCCGGGTAGCGGCGACGATTCTGAATCCGGCCTTTGCCATGAGCCTGGAAAAAGACGGCTTTAAAACTATTCTCGACATAGAGAGTCTCAATTTCCCCGTGGTCGGCAATATGAGCGCGATGCGCCGCCAGTTTTTGAAAGAGCGTCGGCCGGTGGCGGTGCGCTTTGTTCGAGCGCTGGCGGCGAGCGTGAAAAAGATTCAAGAAGATCCGGAGTTGAGCAAGAAAGTTTTGGCCAAGTACCTGCGTCTGCAAGACAAGGCGCTGATCGAAGAGAACTACCGTTTCAACTCAGGAAAATTCTTAGAGCCCTACCCGACGATCCCAATGGATGGGTTGCGCTACGCTATTGATTCATTGGTCCCAACGGTGCCGGCGGCGAAGAATTTGAAAGCGGAGAACATCGTCGATTTGAGCATTATGGCCGACGCGGGGAAATAGAGACAAGGATGAATTATGAAAGCCGAAGGATGAATTTCGGACAGGGTCTGTTTTCCGCTTTCATAATTCGTTTTCTATTTCGCGAAGAGCTTCTTGGTCCAGCCCGAATCTTCCAGCTTTTTGATCACGCTCTTATCGACCATCGTTTTGGCCTCGAACTTCGCCAAGTCCGGTTGGTCTTCGGCCATCATATTCGTCTGTCCTTCTAGCTGCGTGATCGAGACGTAGGGTGGGACATCGGTCTGAGTCGCTAAGGTGTTCCATGCTTCTTCGAGGTCGACGTCATTGGTGTTGCGGGTGTATTTGCTGACGATCTGTTTGGCGCCGCGTTTCTGAGTGAAAATAAATCGAATCGATTCCAGCCAGGCCATGAAGTTGTGATCAAGCGAGCAAGCCCGGTCTTCGAGGTTGAAGC belongs to Deltaproteobacteria bacterium and includes:
- a CDS encoding ABC transporter substrate-binding protein, translating into MKSAQRTIWLSLFLSLGFLCLVRPGFSADKLRVSNCYIGGAILPLWLAQDAGFYAREGLDVEQIWIQGNPSVASLVSGEIDLVYCIPHNVIGAIAGGADLQFIASIYNRMQYRIVAAPGIDKVEQLKNKLLGIARIHDVSHFYVRLALKKFGMNADQDVRVISTGGQADRSLALKNGRVAATILNPAFAMSLEKDGFKTILDIESLNFPVVGNMSAMRRQFLKERRPVAVRFVRALAASVKKIQEDPELSKKVLAKYLRLQDKALIEENYRFNSGKFLEPYPTIPMDGLRYAIDSLVPTVPAAKNLKAENIVDLSIMADAGK